From a single Gimesia fumaroli genomic region:
- a CDS encoding class I SAM-dependent methyltransferase: MIPRQLEPEVMDTREEAVDYNSMDHSDVNRLFADDVLELIAAQQANGGSDPDSKDMTILDLGTGTALIPIELCKRNERLKIVATDLATEMLRVAEVNLQQAQLRHLVTLERADAKQLPCADHCFDGVISNSLIHHVPEPESAFHEIVRVIKPGGFLLVRDLLRPDSSAELERLVELYAGEANPHQRQMFHDSLHAALTLEEVQVLLTASGLPPSTAQITSDRHWTIAAMLPEE; encoded by the coding sequence ATGATTCCGCGTCAACTGGAACCCGAAGTCATGGATACACGCGAAGAAGCGGTCGACTACAACTCCATGGATCATAGTGACGTCAACCGGCTGTTCGCAGACGATGTGCTGGAATTGATCGCCGCCCAGCAGGCAAACGGCGGTAGTGATCCTGATTCTAAAGACATGACCATTCTCGATCTGGGAACCGGCACCGCATTGATTCCGATTGAGCTATGTAAACGGAATGAACGACTCAAAATTGTAGCGACTGATCTGGCAACGGAAATGCTGCGTGTGGCCGAAGTGAACTTGCAGCAGGCGCAGCTCAGGCATCTCGTGACTTTGGAGCGGGCTGATGCAAAGCAGCTGCCGTGTGCCGATCATTGTTTTGACGGCGTAATCTCAAACAGTCTGATTCACCATGTGCCCGAACCGGAGAGCGCGTTTCACGAAATCGTGCGCGTGATTAAGCCGGGAGGCTTTCTCTTGGTGCGCGATCTTCTGAGGCCGGACTCCTCTGCCGAGTTGGAGCGGCTGGTTGAATTATACGCCGGCGAAGCAAACCCGCATCAACGGCAGATGTTCCATGATTCACTGCATGCAGCTTTGACTTTAGAAGAAGTGCAAGTGTTGTTAACAGCATCTGGCTTGCCGCCGAGTACCGCGCAAATCACTTCGGATCGCCACTGGACGATCGCGGCGATGCTGCCAGAAGAATAA
- a CDS encoding carbon starvation CstA family protein yields MATLLIAAGAFVGYIIAYHTYGKWLSNKIFNVDGDAEVPSKQLRDDVDFVPTKKSVIFGHHFTSIAGTGPIVGPAIAVFWGWLPALLWVLFGSIFIGAVHDFGALVVSLRNRGQTVGEVAGRLIAPRTRILFLLILLLALTVVLAIFGLVIAIIFSLYPETVIPVWITMPIALVIGIMVYKENATLLVPSLVALAIVYASIYLGAYYWPIDIATLFNIPNTGPFPNAVILWTFVLLAYCAVASVMPVWLLLQPRDFINSHQLVLALGLLLIGALFAGATGQADLVGAAPAIATNIPADAPPIWPFLFITIACGACSGFHCLVSSGTSSKQVESELDAQYVGYGAMLLEGGLAVIVILACCAGVGMGDFTRVGEGAAYSYQPTMEAGTDTQLAGMAAWETRYDASKGWGAFGLKDKIGAFIHGGANFLGSIGIPMKLGISIIAVLVASFAATTLDTATRLQRYVIQELAATIHIKPLTNKYAATGLAVFLGGMVAMMPANATAGPGSGGLILWPLFGATNQLLAGLAFMVIVFYLRRRNKPIIFALVPMIVMLIMPAWAMLWNMFNGETGWYFNPEKQHLFLFGIAVIALQVWMMVEGLLVWSKSKGHLEEQLPALSTVRPAVAPSAAGGSN; encoded by the coding sequence ATGGCCACACTGTTAATCGCTGCGGGAGCTTTTGTAGGTTACATCATTGCCTACCACACTTATGGAAAGTGGCTTTCAAATAAAATCTTTAATGTCGATGGTGACGCCGAAGTTCCCAGTAAACAACTCCGCGACGATGTTGACTTTGTGCCGACGAAAAAAAGTGTTATCTTCGGACACCACTTCACCAGTATCGCAGGCACCGGTCCCATCGTCGGACCGGCGATTGCCGTCTTCTGGGGTTGGCTGCCGGCACTGCTCTGGGTCTTGTTCGGCTCGATTTTTATCGGCGCTGTCCATGACTTCGGAGCCCTTGTTGTATCGCTCCGCAATCGCGGACAAACCGTCGGCGAAGTCGCCGGCAGACTCATCGCCCCCCGCACGCGTATCTTGTTCCTGCTCATTCTGTTACTCGCCCTGACCGTGGTGCTCGCCATCTTCGGCCTCGTGATTGCGATCATCTTCTCCCTTTATCCGGAAACGGTGATCCCCGTCTGGATCACCATGCCCATCGCACTGGTCATCGGGATCATGGTCTATAAAGAAAATGCTACACTGCTCGTTCCCTCTCTGGTCGCACTCGCGATTGTCTACGCTTCGATCTACCTGGGCGCCTATTATTGGCCCATCGATATCGCCACACTGTTCAACATCCCCAACACGGGACCGTTCCCTAACGCTGTGATTCTCTGGACCTTCGTCCTGCTGGCCTACTGCGCCGTCGCTTCTGTTATGCCGGTCTGGCTCCTGCTTCAGCCACGCGATTTTATCAACAGCCATCAGCTGGTACTCGCGTTGGGGCTCCTGCTCATCGGTGCCCTCTTTGCCGGCGCTACCGGTCAGGCCGACCTCGTCGGCGCTGCCCCCGCCATCGCCACCAACATTCCCGCCGACGCACCGCCGATCTGGCCGTTCCTGTTTATCACGATCGCCTGTGGAGCGTGCAGTGGGTTTCACTGTCTCGTCAGTAGCGGCACCAGCAGTAAACAGGTGGAATCCGAACTCGATGCCCAGTACGTGGGTTACGGCGCCATGCTTCTCGAAGGAGGCTTGGCCGTCATCGTGATTCTCGCCTGCTGTGCCGGCGTCGGCATGGGAGACTTCACCCGCGTCGGTGAAGGAGCCGCCTATAGTTATCAGCCAACAATGGAAGCAGGAACCGACACTCAACTCGCTGGCATGGCTGCCTGGGAAACCCGTTATGACGCCAGCAAAGGCTGGGGGGCATTTGGCCTGAAAGACAAGATCGGTGCCTTCATTCACGGCGGTGCCAACTTCCTGGGTTCTATCGGCATCCCCATGAAACTGGGCATCAGTATCATTGCCGTTCTGGTTGCCAGTTTTGCCGCCACCACCCTCGATACCGCAACCCGGCTTCAGAGATACGTCATCCAGGAACTGGCCGCGACGATTCATATCAAGCCGCTCACCAACAAGTACGCAGCCACAGGCCTCGCCGTTTTCCTGGGTGGCATGGTGGCGATGATGCCTGCGAATGCGACTGCAGGCCCCGGGAGTGGCGGCCTCATTCTCTGGCCTCTGTTTGGTGCCACCAACCAGTTGCTCGCCGGCCTGGCGTTTATGGTGATCGTATTCTATCTCCGCCGTCGTAACAAACCGATCATCTTCGCTCTGGTACCCATGATCGTCATGCTCATCATGCCCGCCTGGGCGATGCTCTGGAACATGTTCAACGGCGAAACCGGCTGGTACTTCAATCCGGAAAAACAGCATCTGTTCCTGTTTGGTATCGCCGTGATTGCACTCCAGGTCTGGATGATGGTCGAAGGGCTGCTCGTCTGGTCCAAATCCAAAGGGCACCTCGAAGAGCAACTGCCGGCTCTTTCGACAGTGCGACCTGCCGTCGCTCCCAGTGCTGCAGGTGGCTCGAACTAG
- the csrA gene encoding carbon storage regulator CsrA: MLVLSRQRDESIIIGDNIVITIVDIRGDKVRLGIQAPTEIPVHRQEVYDAIQRENAMKESEARRPSSQSPSKNASE; the protein is encoded by the coding sequence ATGCTTGTATTGTCGAGACAACGCGACGAGAGCATCATCATCGGTGACAATATTGTCATTACTATTGTCGATATCCGGGGTGATAAAGTACGGTTAGGAATTCAGGCACCAACAGAAATTCCAGTACACCGTCAAGAAGTATACGATGCGATTCAACGTGAAAACGCGATGAAAGAATCAGAAGCGCGTCGTCCTTCGTCTCAATCGCCGTCCAAAAATGCCAGCGAGTGA